One part of the Dunckerocampus dactyliophorus isolate RoL2022-P2 chromosome 11, RoL_Ddac_1.1, whole genome shotgun sequence genome encodes these proteins:
- the smtnl1 gene encoding smoothelin-like 1 gives MDGDAVDQETSLKRTDTSNIHKTDEPQLVESTDPGGGTPEGDTLEGRRVMAGGAKGIVAQVGGEEPKTAASKSTEGDAEDEGQDKDKASARVDRAGPGEKQGEAERGRGKHEGQVDDIKIRDSLKDGDEMTSEKAEEKVNGEKGVDKVNEKKGVDDTVNEEKAGDTVNEEKAGDTVNEEKGVDNAKEEKAGDTVNEEKGVDDTVKEEKAGDTVKEKKDVDDTVKEEKGVDDTVKEEKAGDTVKEKKDVDDTVKEEKGVDDTVNEEKGGDTVNEEKGVDDTVKEEKAGDTVNEEKDVDDTVKEEKGVDDTVKEEKAGDTVNEEKGVDDTVKEEKAGDTVNEEKGVDDTVKEEKAGDTVNEEKGVDDTVKEEKGADKVNKEDGIDSEPEKQEKKKQVKEAETKDEEKLKEAEKPGKPKRAPKATPQAVSRPRLSGRSGRASNKRDIIAKFQQGAPVTPTPRNFKIQKSSTASATGASIKQRMLQWCRSKTRNYQGVNIENFSSSWCDGMAFCALMHRYFPDAFDYSALKPTEREKNFTLAFQTAESLADCYPLLEVPDMLMMGNNPDPMCVFTYVQSLCHSLSKIEKERKEKEEKAGEDSKGQGENAAKEDESETLSGKEETGSGISEAEIAAEEEEAPNSCEMEEDGGVLVEAES, from the exons ATGGATGGAGACGCAGTCGACCAGGAGACATCTTTAAAGAGGACGGACACAAGCAACATCCATAAG ACAGATGAACCACAGCTTGTGGAGAGTACAGACCCAGGAGGCGGGACTCCAGAGGGGGACACACTGGAAGGTCGGCGGGTAATGGCCGGGGGGGCAAAGGGTATCGTGGCACAAGTGGGAGGTGAGGAACCAAAGACAGCTGCTTCAAAGTCAACTGAAGGTGACGCCGAAGACGAAGGACAAGATAAGGACAAAGCATCTGCTCGTGTTGACAGGGCGGGTCCAGGAGAGAAACAGGGTGAAGCagagagggggcggggtaagcaTGAAGGGCAGGTGGACGACATCAAAATTAGAGACTCTCTCAAAGATGGAGATGAGATGACGAGTGAGAAAGCGGAGGAAAAGGTCAATGGTGAAAAAGGTGTGGATAAGGTGAACGAGAAAAAAGGTGTTGATGACACAGTGAATGAGGAAAAGGCTGGTGACACAGTGAATGAGGAAAAGGCTGGTGACACAgtgaatgaggaaaaaggtgttGATAATGCGAAAGAGGAAAAGGCTGGTGACACAgtgaatgaggaaaaaggtgttGATGACACAGTGAAAGAGGAAAAGGCTGGTGACACAgtgaaagagaaaaaagatgttgaTGACACAGTGAAAGAGGAAAAAGGTGTTGATGACACAGTGAAAGAGGAAAAGGCTGGTGACACAgtgaaagagaaaaaagatgttgaTGACACAGTGAAAGAGGAAAAAGGTGTTGATGACACAGTGAATGAGGAAAAGGGTGGTGACACAgtgaatgaggaaaaaggtgttGATGACACAGTGAAAGAGGAAAAGGCTGGTGACACAGTGAATGAGGAAAAAGATGTTGATGACACAGTGAAAGAGGAAAAAGGTGTTGATGACACAGTGAAAGAGGAAAAGGCTGGTGACACAGTGAATGAGGAAAAGGGTGTTGATGACACAGTGAAAGAGGAAAAGGCTGGTGACACAGTGAATGAGGAAAAGGGTGTTGATGACACAGTGAAAGAGGAAAAGGCTGGTGACACAGTGAATGAGGAAAAGGGTGTTGATGACACAGTGAAAGAGGAAAAGGGTGCCGATAAGGTGAATAAGGAAGACGGCATTGATAGTGAGCCAGAAAAGCaggagaagaaaaaacaagtcaaagaAGCAGAAACAAAAGATGAAGAAAAATTAAAAGAGGCGGAAAAGCCAGGGAAGCCCAAAAGAGCCCCAAAAGCCACACCTCAAGCTGTGTCCCGTCCAAGACTCTCAGGTCGCTCTGGCAGGGCGTCCAACAAGAGAGACATCATCGCTAAGTTCCAGCAAGGCGCACCAGT GACGCCCACACCACGCAACTTCAAAATTCAAAAGTCATCAACAGCTTCGGCCACGGGGGCTTCCATCAAACAGAGGATGCTTCAGTGGTGCCGCAGCAAAACTCGCAACTACCAG GGTGTCAACATAGAAAACTTCTCATCATCTTGGTGTGACGGGATGGCTTTCTGCGCATTAATGCACCGCTACTTCCCTGATGCTTTCGACTACAGCGCCTTGAAACCCACAGAGCGGGAGAAAAACTTCACACTGGCCTTCCAGACTGCAGA GTCCTTGGCTGACTGCTACCCCCTGCTGGAAGTTCCCGACATGCTCATGATGGGCAACAACCCAGACCCAATGTGTGTGTTCACCTATGTCCAATCCCTGTGCCACAGCCTCTCCAAGATCGAAAAAGAGAGGAAGGAAAAAGAGGAGAAAGCAggtgaagacagcaaagggcaAGGAGAGAACGCTGCCAAGGAAGATGAGAGCGAGACGCTGAGTGGTAAAGAGGAGACAGGAAGTGGTATCTCTGAGGCCGAAATAGCtgcagaggaggaagaggcaCCAAACAGCTGTGAGATGGAGGAAGATGGAGGAGTGTTAGTCGAAGCAGAGTCCTAA